In Piscinibacter sp. HJYY11, one genomic interval encodes:
- a CDS encoding S-layer family protein encodes MKAPRAHHAFRLRTLSREMSWIFGASTLLAMPLAQAAPQGGNVTAGQASIQQNGALTTITQGSQRAAIDWRSFNVGANETVNFVQPSASAAILNRVVGNDPSAIFGRITANGQVLLINPNGILFGRSAQVDVGALTATTSNLSNADFMAGRLNFTEPGKPGATVENQGRITVTEGGFAALVGRQVANSGVITARLGKVALAGGDAFVLDLYGDKLVNLVVDPAAMNALTDASGQPLAARVDHSGQIVADGGRVQLSVATVRQLVDNLINLSGTVRAISFTSAPGVISLHGDAHTRVNVSGALDTSGESQGGRIEVTGREVNLQSGSSLAATGGQGSIAVGGDWQGRGPLAHADHVNVAQGARLDASGGTRGDGGTVVLWSDKNTQFAGRIDANGGSAAGNAGQVEVSSKGTLGFQGDVDVFASNGRQGSLLLDPLNLTIAATSSGDSQVSADQLRYFLTRGTSVTLSADQNVTVDAEINGLVAGGGGTPGGGLTLTAGNNLAVNQNIVLNNGALNLTATNGTLSQANGTVLYTGTGAANLRGGAGVNLGQVLSGGAVDIRSGNGAVTVRNAIVAATPDGSVAPAASLNIDAAGAVQLNGALVQGNATVASRTAGVSLSSAVLQTRAGNLRVDAGTTVSTSAANVGLLSAGTLSVNAGGAVDLGVAKSDAQTWITSTGGGTTIRQSVGGVSTSASGGLLINAGGAVALAGANVGGSGISVNATGDIVSQGATSAEGGLVSTGAISLQSNGGRVGTSTAPIRVQGDGVALDGDAGVTAAAVLSGTGLVSIRSDAGAVNVTSGITGGPGTIDASTALRPVGVVVHGQTGVDLAGPIVAGNNGVGIESGSGAVTLRGSVFSHGAVEVSAQGAVNVLDGAGIATTQDGGAGRVNLSSSSGTVTLGNGGIRVTGAGASAVLSGEGGVVVNGDVQTTGGITLHSGAGSVRVLASATSDDPALNATLDAGADPNQSQIELHGATGVEAGAMIAYRGIRISSSQGDVVLRRGLGGNAQGTYGGNSVVLNTGYVDYARGYLSQYRPSVGTLSIEAPQGSVELNGLNLDGNASATYSEAGLSVTAGRRIVSNNEIAVNKGRIELVSLGTQATDGVYLGSSVYSRGYDSVGANGVRGGGDDVKIGYGIRIAGRVLGLFDNTAEMARLPTRTFLVTWTENGSAREARVDAEGFIVDPTGVRIQTNGSYQAVGYRADASPGGSPARDDIRVYNVDEQARLTDGSQILTVQGIPQPAVNGVPAPTQQEIAKIEIANNVANYQDYVTGSPSSDNRGRLVPANTVLAGQNRDVLIESQTIAGVANSTPHTPIRIASFAPQLTTLRQTPSLSAASSDPDITSATAGIGLKLLGFEESGDTSSIIWADRIQLTGGLNGAFFGLPGGHSNVAPPVLGNFSVEAPGFASRTYTIGGVQQSEQFDVSGLIYRFTIVGATSQSAQLTAIDSSNANIGALPAPPAGAMGVSAWTITGRRNVGETAGLRLVEPTLSVYGTASGVDLRGSLYPAVAATAANSNLQAGGQMTPEYRLRIPDYAQDTGGGITIVSPTGSFYTQSYQLRNVLVDSTTTSTTLPATAPGTRVFVYDGVINAANGSHVVDFNSGTSIPPLTGLTGFNNSTVGFAGVGVGFNQSGGTAGSTGVGSSSGQGVTGVAIPGGQGGTGVAPPVDDRSTQDATGAASANPALAGLPGSSELAFGVRAASEADLGRGVAVPGSAINVFKRRYRVATSSNPNVCAPDAVQQTPAEGGAARECAAK; translated from the coding sequence ATGAAGGCACCACGAGCTCACCATGCATTCCGCCTGCGCACCCTGTCGCGCGAGATGTCCTGGATCTTTGGCGCGAGCACGCTGCTCGCGATGCCACTCGCCCAGGCGGCGCCACAAGGCGGCAACGTGACGGCAGGGCAGGCGTCGATCCAGCAGAACGGCGCGCTCACCACCATCACGCAGGGCTCGCAGCGTGCGGCCATCGATTGGCGCAGCTTCAACGTCGGCGCCAACGAGACCGTCAACTTCGTGCAGCCCAGTGCCAGCGCCGCCATCCTCAACCGCGTGGTGGGCAACGACCCGTCGGCGATCTTCGGGCGCATCACCGCCAACGGGCAGGTGCTGCTCATCAACCCCAACGGCATCCTCTTCGGCCGCTCGGCGCAGGTCGACGTGGGCGCACTCACCGCCACCACCTCCAACCTGAGCAACGCCGACTTCATGGCCGGCCGCCTGAATTTCACCGAGCCCGGCAAGCCGGGTGCGACGGTCGAGAACCAGGGCCGCATCACCGTCACCGAAGGCGGCTTTGCCGCGCTGGTGGGGCGCCAGGTCGCCAACAGCGGCGTGATCACGGCGCGGCTCGGCAAGGTGGCCCTGGCCGGTGGCGATGCGTTCGTGCTCGACCTCTATGGCGACAAGCTCGTGAACCTGGTCGTCGACCCGGCCGCCATGAATGCGCTGACCGACGCGAGCGGCCAGCCCTTGGCCGCCCGTGTCGACCACAGCGGCCAGATCGTGGCCGACGGCGGGCGGGTGCAGCTGAGCGTGGCGACCGTCAGGCAGTTGGTCGACAACCTCATCAACCTGAGCGGCACCGTGCGCGCCATCTCGTTCACCAGCGCGCCGGGCGTGATCTCGCTGCATGGCGATGCCCACACGCGGGTGAACGTGAGCGGTGCGCTCGACACCTCGGGCGAGAGCCAGGGCGGCCGCATCGAGGTCACCGGCCGCGAGGTGAACCTGCAGTCCGGTTCGTCGCTCGCCGCGACCGGCGGGCAAGGCAGCATCGCGGTCGGCGGCGACTGGCAAGGCCGCGGCCCGCTCGCACATGCAGATCACGTGAACGTGGCGCAGGGCGCGCGGCTCGATGCCAGTGGCGGCACGCGCGGCGACGGCGGCACCGTCGTGCTGTGGTCCGACAAGAACACGCAGTTCGCCGGCCGCATCGACGCCAACGGTGGCAGCGCCGCCGGCAACGCCGGGCAGGTGGAGGTGTCGTCGAAGGGCACGCTCGGCTTCCAGGGCGACGTGGATGTGTTCGCGTCGAATGGGCGGCAGGGCTCGCTGCTGCTCGACCCGCTGAACCTCACCATCGCGGCGACGAGCTCCGGCGACTCGCAGGTCTCGGCCGACCAGCTGCGCTACTTCCTCACCCGCGGCACCAGCGTCACGCTCTCGGCCGACCAGAACGTGACGGTCGATGCCGAGATCAACGGCCTCGTGGCCGGCGGTGGTGGCACCCCGGGCGGCGGGCTCACGTTGACCGCGGGCAACAACCTCGCGGTGAACCAGAACATCGTGCTCAACAACGGGGCGTTGAATCTCACCGCCACGAACGGCACCCTGAGCCAGGCGAACGGCACCGTGCTCTACACCGGCACCGGCGCCGCCAACCTGCGCGGTGGTGCGGGGGTGAACCTCGGGCAAGTGCTGAGCGGCGGGGCGGTGGACATCCGCAGTGGCAATGGGGCGGTGACGGTGCGCAATGCCATCGTGGCCGCAACGCCCGACGGAAGCGTTGCGCCAGCGGCCTCGCTCAACATCGACGCCGCAGGCGCGGTCCAGTTGAACGGTGCGCTGGTGCAGGGCAATGCCACGGTGGCCAGCCGCACCGCCGGCGTGAGCCTGTCGAGCGCAGTGCTGCAGACGCGTGCAGGCAACCTGCGTGTCGATGCCGGCACGACCGTGTCGACCAGTGCAGCAAACGTGGGCCTTCTGTCAGCGGGCACCTTGTCGGTGAACGCAGGCGGGGCTGTCGATCTCGGCGTGGCCAAGAGCGATGCGCAGACCTGGATCACCTCCACGGGAGGGGGCACCACGATTCGCCAATCGGTCGGCGGCGTCTCCACGTCCGCATCGGGAGGGTTGTTGATCAACGCCGGCGGTGCGGTGGCACTTGCCGGGGCGAACGTCGGTGGCAGCGGCATTTCGGTCAACGCGACGGGTGACATCGTCTCCCAGGGCGCGACTTCGGCAGAGGGTGGCTTGGTCAGCACGGGTGCCATCAGTTTGCAGTCGAACGGCGGACGCGTCGGCACATCCACCGCACCGATCCGTGTCCAGGGCGACGGCGTTGCGCTCGACGGCGATGCCGGCGTGACCGCGGCAGCGGTGCTGTCGGGGACTGGCTTGGTCTCGATCCGGTCCGATGCCGGTGCCGTGAACGTCACCAGCGGCATCACGGGTGGGCCGGGCACCATCGATGCCAGCACGGCGCTGCGCCCGGTGGGCGTCGTCGTTCACGGGCAAACCGGCGTCGACCTAGCCGGCCCCATCGTGGCGGGCAACAACGGCGTGGGCATCGAGAGCGGCTCGGGCGCGGTAACACTGCGCGGATCGGTGTTCAGTCATGGGGCAGTCGAGGTGTCGGCACAGGGCGCGGTCAACGTGCTCGATGGCGCCGGCATCGCCACCACGCAGGACGGCGGTGCCGGGCGGGTGAACCTGTCGTCGTCGAGCGGTACTGTCACGCTGGGCAACGGCGGCATCCGCGTGACGGGTGCCGGTGCCAGCGCGGTCTTGTCTGGAGAGGGTGGTGTGGTCGTCAACGGTGACGTGCAGACCACCGGCGGCATCACCTTGCACTCGGGTGCGGGCTCGGTGCGTGTGCTCGCCAGCGCGACCAGCGACGACCCGGCGCTCAACGCGACGCTCGATGCGGGCGCCGACCCGAACCAGTCGCAGATCGAACTGCACGGCGCCACCGGCGTCGAGGCGGGTGCAATGATTGCCTATCGCGGCATCCGCATCTCGTCGAGCCAGGGCGACGTGGTGCTCAGACGCGGCCTCGGCGGCAACGCCCAGGGGACCTATGGTGGCAATTCGGTGGTGCTCAACACCGGGTACGTCGACTACGCCCGCGGTTACCTCTCGCAGTACCGGCCTAGCGTGGGAACGCTCTCCATCGAGGCGCCGCAGGGCTCGGTCGAACTCAATGGCCTCAACCTCGATGGCAACGCCAGCGCAACCTACTCGGAAGCGGGCCTGTCCGTCACGGCCGGGCGCCGCATCGTCAGCAACAACGAGATCGCGGTGAACAAGGGGCGCATCGAGCTCGTCAGCCTGGGCACGCAGGCCACCGACGGCGTCTACCTCGGCAGCAGCGTCTACTCCCGCGGCTACGACAGCGTCGGCGCCAATGGCGTGCGCGGCGGTGGCGACGACGTCAAGATCGGCTACGGCATCCGCATCGCCGGCCGCGTGCTCGGCCTCTTCGACAACACCGCGGAGATGGCGCGACTGCCGACCCGCACCTTCCTTGTCACCTGGACCGAGAACGGCAGCGCTCGCGAAGCCCGGGTGGATGCAGAAGGCTTCATCGTCGACCCCACCGGCGTGCGCATCCAGACCAACGGCAGCTACCAGGCCGTGGGCTATCGCGCCGATGCTTCCCCGGGCGGGTCACCGGCACGCGATGACATCCGTGTCTACAACGTCGACGAGCAGGCGCGCCTCACCGACGGTTCGCAGATCCTCACGGTGCAGGGCATCCCCCAGCCCGCGGTCAACGGCGTGCCGGCGCCGACGCAGCAGGAGATCGCCAAGATCGAGATCGCCAACAACGTGGCCAACTACCAGGACTACGTCACAGGCTCGCCCTCGTCCGACAACCGCGGCCGCCTGGTGCCGGCCAACACGGTGCTGGCCGGGCAGAACCGCGACGTGCTGATCGAGAGCCAGACGATCGCCGGCGTGGCCAACAGCACGCCCCACACGCCGATCCGCATTGCCAGCTTCGCGCCCCAGCTCACGACCTTGCGGCAGACGCCGTCGCTGTCGGCCGCGTCGAGCGACCCCGACATCACCTCGGCCACCGCCGGCATCGGCCTCAAGCTGCTCGGCTTCGAGGAAAGTGGCGACACGTCCAGCATCATCTGGGCCGATCGCATTCAGCTGACGGGCGGGCTCAACGGCGCGTTCTTCGGCCTGCCCGGAGGGCACAGCAACGTCGCTCCGCCGGTGCTCGGCAACTTCAGCGTCGAAGCGCCAGGCTTCGCCTCCCGCACCTACACGATCGGTGGCGTGCAGCAGTCCGAGCAGTTCGACGTGAGCGGCCTGATCTACCGCTTCACGATCGTGGGGGCGACCTCGCAATCGGCGCAACTCACGGCCATCGATTCAAGCAACGCCAACATCGGCGCGCTGCCGGCACCGCCGGCCGGTGCCATGGGGGTGAGCGCCTGGACGATCACCGGCCGCCGCAATGTGGGCGAGACGGCGGGCCTGCGGCTGGTCGAGCCCACGCTGTCGGTGTACGGCACGGCCAGCGGAGTCGACCTGCGCGGCAGCCTCTACCCTGCAGTCGCCGCCACCGCCGCCAACTCCAACTTGCAGGCGGGAGGGCAGATGACGCCGGAATACCGCCTGCGCATCCCCGACTATGCGCAGGACACGGGCGGCGGCATCACCATCGTCTCGCCGACGGGCAGCTTCTACACCCAGTCCTATCAGCTGCGGAACGTGCTGGTGGACTCCACCACCACCAGCACCACGCTTCCGGCCACGGCGCCGGGCACGCGGGTCTTCGTGTACGACGGCGTCATCAACGCGGCCAACGGCTCGCATGTGGTGGACTTCAACAGCGGCACGTCGATCCCGCCGCTCACCGGCCTGACCGGCTTCAACAACAGCACCGTCGGCTTTGCCGGTGTGGGCGTGGGCTTCAACCAGTCCGGCGGTACGGCCGGCAGCACCGGCGTGGGCAGCAGCAGCGGGCAGGGCGTGACCGGCGTGGCAATTCCGGGCGGGCAGGGCGGCACCGGTGTCGCACCGCCCGTTGACGATCGCAGCACGCAGGACGCCACCGGCGCCGCTTCCGCCAATCCCGCCCTGGCGGGCCTGCCGGGCAGCAGCGAGCTGGCGTTCGGCGTGCGGGCCGCCTCCGAAGCCGACCTGGGCCGCGGTGTGGCGGTGCCAGGCTCGGCCATCAACGTTTTCAAGCGCCGCTACCGTGTGGCCACCTCATCGAACCCGAACGTCTGCGCGCCCGATGCCGTGCAGCAGACGCCGGCCGAAGGCGGCGCGGCACGGGAGTGCGCAGCCAAGTGA